Proteins encoded by one window of Salvelinus fontinalis isolate EN_2023a unplaced genomic scaffold, ASM2944872v1 scaffold_0241, whole genome shotgun sequence:
- the LOC129844852 gene encoding zinc finger protein ZFP2-like: MDQFGKQSLHQRIHTGEKSYSCGQCGKSFTTSAQLTLHQRTHTGEKPYSCDQCGKSFTTSAQLTLHQRTHTGEKTYSCDQCGKSFTTSSTLTLHQRIHTGEKPYSCDQCGKSFGRSGQLTSHQRIHTGDKSYTCGQCGKSFTTSSILTVHQRTHTGDKPYTCGQCGKSFTTSSSLTVHQRIHTGEKPHSCDQCGKRYTDKRSLIKHQKIHGVVS, translated from the exons atggacCAATTTGGCAAGCAGT ctctacaccagagaatacacacaggagagaaatcttatagctgtggtcaatgtgggaagagttttactacatctgcccaactgactctacaccagagaacacacacaggagagaaaccttatagctgtgatcaatgtgggaagagttttactacatctgcccaactgactctacaccagagaacacacacaggagagaaaacttatagctgtgatcaatgtgggaagagttttactacatcaagcactctgactctacaccagagaatacacacaggagagaaaccttatagctgtgatcaatgtggaaagagttttggtcgatctggccagctgacatcacaccagagaatacacacaggagataaatcttatacctgtggtcaatgtgggaagagttttactacatctagcattctgactgtacaccagagaacacacacaggagataaaccttatacctgtggtcaatgtgggaagagttttactacatctagctctctgactgtacaccagagaatacacacgggagagaaacctcatagctgtgatcaatgtgggaagaggtacactgataaaagatctctgattaaacatcagaaaatacatggagttgtttcatga